CTGATGTCGTGCGCCGACCAGAAACTGACGCTGTGTACCCCTATTTCAACCTGCCGGCGCTGCTGGTGCGCAACATCATTTATCTGCTGCGCCAGGGCAAACAGGTGGAGGATCATCGTCGGCGACAAAACCGCCAACGACTTCTATATTCCGGAAGACCAGCCGTTCAAAATCATCGGCGCGCTGCCCTACCTGTACGAGATCAACCTGCGCCGCTTCCTGAGCCGCTTGCAGCGTTACGTCGACACCGGTCAGCTGATCGTGCGTCTGTGGAAGGATGGCGATAACAGTTATCACCTGAAAGGCATGTGGGTAGACGAAGAGTGGCAGCTGGTCACCGGCAATAACCTCAACCCGCGCGCCTGGCGGCTGGATCTGGAAAACGCCATTCTGATCCACGATCCCAAGCAGGAAATGCGCGAGCAGCGGCAAAAAGAGCTGGAATGCATCCGCACCCACACCACCGTGGTCGGCCATTATCAGGAGCTGCAAAGCATTCAGCAGTACCCGATCAAGGTGCGTAAGCTGATTCGCCGTCTGCGGCGTATCCGCATCGATCGGCTGATTAGCCGTATCCTGTAAGATCTACTCTGACCCCGGCCAAGGCCGGGGTTTTTATTACAGCTGTATCTCCTTGCCTTTGCGATGCAGCCGGAGTGAGACCAGCAACGCCAGCAGGCACATGCCGGAAACGTACCAGAAGAAAGCGTTCTCCACGCCGAACGATTTCAGCGACAGCGCGACATATTCCGCCGAACCGCCGAACAGGGCATTCGCTACCGCATAAGACAAGCCTACCCCTAACGCCCGCACCTCGGGCGGAACATCTCGGCTTTAAGCAGCCCGCTGAATCGCGGTGTAGAAGCTGACGACGAACAACGCCAGCACGATCAGGCCGAACGCCATAAAGGGATTGGTCACCTCTTTCAGGGCAAACAGAATTGCACCGTCAGCACAGTGGCCAATGCCGAGAAGATCAGCATCGAGCTGCGACGGCCGATTTTATCCGAGAACGCGCCGACCGCCGGCTGCAGCAGCATAAAGACGAACAGCGCGACGGTCATGATGGCGCTGCCAGCTTGGCGTCCATACCGGCAGTGTTCACCAGATATTTCTGCATGTAGGTGGTGAAGGTGTAGAAGGTCAGCGAACCGGCGGCGGTAAAGCCCAGCACCATCAGAAACGCTTTGCGGTTTTTCCACAGCCCCGTCAGCGAACCGGCATCTTGTGGTTACGCGTCTTCGCATCGAGGTTTCATTCAGCGAACGGCGCAGGTACAGCGCCACTACCGCCAACACGGCCCCCAGGGCAAACGGAATAC
The window above is part of the Nilaparvata lugens isolate BPH chromosome 12, ASM1435652v1, whole genome shotgun sequence genome. Proteins encoded here:
- the LOC120353776 gene encoding CDP-diacylglycerol--serine O-phosphatidyltransferase-like, whose protein sequence is MREETHCDVVKFKRSKHQQHLAQLPKLPQTVADVRTLYAPSDFRTTLLDASPTPPNVSIWWPCIWSMTDAGREILNALYQAKQQRPSWNLRAGRLAPRTSAGASAPPPPIPTPTALGVLHLKGFVVDDTVIYSGASINDVYLHQHEKYRYDRYQLITNEAWPIPDRLHQAASAHRRRRTALDRSDRPKSPEIKNETRLFRFALRRAGYHFRGKAGNDELAVTPLVGLGKQSVLNKTIHHLMSCADQKLTLCTPISTCRRCWCATSFICCARANRWRIIVGDKTANDFYIPEDQPFKIIGALPYLYEINLRRFLSRLQRYVDTGQLIVRLWKDGDNSYHLKGMWVDEEWQLVTGNNLNPRAWRLDLENAILIHDPKQEMREQRQKELECIRTHTTVVGHYQELQSIQQYPIKVRKLIRRLRRIRIDRLISRILRSETSNASRHMPETYQKKAFSTPNDFSDSATYSAEPPNRAFATA